The following proteins are co-located in the Fusarium verticillioides 7600 chromosome 7, whole genome shotgun sequence genome:
- a CDS encoding carboxylesterase 1, with protein sequence MQLTSIISFWALALFSLVLAAEPVPRGQLTQVNSYGNNPTGTKMSLYVPKNLKANPAVVVALHYCGGTSQAYYQGTKWASNAEKYGFIVIYPQTPYSGGCWDVSSKMTLTHEGGGCSTSIANMAKYVLNQYNGDAKKVFVTGESSGAMMTNVMLATYPDVFAAGSAYAGVPAGCFVSQANQAAAWNSTCSQGKSIYTQTQWANVVKNMYPGYNGARPKFQIYHGTADPTLNVQNYYEEIKQWTGIFGYSSTPKSTTPNTPASPYTRQVFGDKFQAFLGQGIGHGNPHFDDNDLKWFGFIVSHVQNPTEARN encoded by the exons ATGCAGTTgacttccatcatcagcttctggGCGCTagctctcttcagcctcgtccTTGCCGCAGAACCTGTACCGCGAGGTCAGCTCACGCAGGTCAACAGCTATGGCAACAACCCAACCGGCACCAAGATGTCCTTGTACGTCCCCAAGAACTTAAAGGCCAACCCTGCTGTCGTCGTTGCTCTTCACTACTGCGGTGGTACCTCCCAGGCTTACTACCAGGGTACCAAGTGGGCTTCCAATGCTGAGAAGTACGGATTCATTGTTATCTATCCTCAGACTCCTTATTCCGGTGGCTGCTGGGATGTCTCCTCCAAGATGACATTGACCCACGAGGGTGGTGGCTGCAGTACCTCTATCgccaacatggccaagtATGTCCTCAACCAGTACAACGgtgatgccaagaaggtGTTTGTCACTGGTGAATCTTCCGGTGCCATGATGACC AACGTCATGCTGGCTACTTACCCCGACGTCTTCGCCGCTGGAAGCGCCTACGCTGGTGTTCCGGCCGGTTGCTTCGTCAGCCAGGCGAACCAAGCCGCCGCCTGGAACTCAACCTGCTCCCAAGGAAAGTCCATCTACACTCAGACCCAGTGGGCCAACGTCGTCAAGAACATGTACCCCGGCTACAACGGTGCTCGCCCCAAGTTCCAGATCTACCATGGAACCGCCGACCCTACTCTCAACGTCCAGAACTACTATGAGGAGATCAAGCAGTGGACTGGTATTTTTGGATACTCCTCCACCCCCAAGTCAACTACGCCCAACACTCCCGCCAGCCCTTACACTCGCCAGGTCTTTGGTGACAAGTTCCAG GCTTTCTTGGGTCAGGGTATTGGACACGGTAATCCTCATTTCGATGACAACGATCTCAAGTGGTTCGGCTTTATCGTAAGTCATGTCCAAAATCCCACCGAAGCCAGAAACTGA
- a CDS encoding arabinogalactan endo-1,4-beta-galactosidase, translating into MVLLRFLAFLSYCSVALALTYKGVDWSSVLLEEQKGIQYTAGGSAQPLEKILAANGVNSVRQRVWVNPSNGDYNLDYNLKLAKRAKAAGLSVYLTLHFSDTWADPGHQAIPSGWPADIDNLSWRLYNYTQQVSNAFQSAGVPPAIISIGNEITAGLLFPTGSTKSYYNIGRLLNSAAYGIKDSSISPKPKIMIHLDKGWDWGTQEYFYTQVLNQKGLTLGAFDAMGVSYYPFYGSGATFSALETSLTNMANKWGKQIFVSELDWPTSCPSPAQPFPSDMKNIPFSADGQTQFIKKVASIVSKVKGGAGLYYWEPAWMNNQALGSSCPSNTLFSWPGNALSSLSVFKSI; encoded by the coding sequence ATGGTACTCCTTCGGTTCCTGGCTTTTCTGTCCTACTGCTCGGTCGCTTTGGCCCTGACCTACAAGGGCGTCGACTGGTCTTCTGTTCTGCTCGAGGAACAGAAGGGCATTCAATACACTGCCGGCGGTTCCGCTCAACCTCTCGAGAAAATTCTCGCGGCTAATGGCGTAAACTCAGTCCGTCAGCGAGTCTGGGTGAACCCTTCCAATGGCGACTACAACCTCGACTATAATctcaagctcgccaagcGTGCCAAAGCTGCGGGCCTGAGCGTCTACCTGACTCTTCACTTCAGCGACACCTGGGCCGATCCCGGCCACCAGGCTATTCCCTCTGGATGGCCTGCCGACATCGATAACCTGTCCTGGAGACTGTATAACTACACCCAGCAAGTCTCCAACGCTTTTCAATCTGCTGGCGTTCCTCCTGCGATTATCTCCATTGGGAATGAGATCACTGCTggtcttctcttccccacTGGCTCGACCAAATCCTACTACAACATCGGACGTCTTCTCAACTCTGCAGCCTACGGCATCAAGGACTCTTCCATCAgccccaagcccaagattATGATCCATCTTGACAAGGGCTGGGACTGGGGTACCCAAGAATACTTCTACACCCAAGTCCTCAACCAAAAAGGTCTAACACTCGGTGCCTTCGACGCCATGGGTGTATCGTACTATCCTTTCTATGGATCAGGCGCTACGTTCTCTGCGCTCGAGACGTCTCTTACCAACATGGCCAACAAATGGGGCAAGCAGATCTTTGTCAGTGAGCTTGACTGGCCTACGTCTTGCCCTTCGCCCGCTCAGCCATTCCCCAGCGACATGAAGAACATTCCCTTTTCGGCGGATGGTCAGACTCAGTTTATTAAGAAGGTTGCTAGTATTGTTagcaaggtcaagggtgGAGCTGGACTGTATTACTGGGAACCTGCTTGGATGAACAACCAGGCTCTTGGTTCTTCATGCCCTTCGAACACTTTGTTCTCATGGCCTGGAAATGCTTTGTCAAGTCTTTCTGTCTTTAAGAGCATCTAG
- a CDS encoding dipeptidyl-peptidase 4 produces the protein MVAKLLAALLALAPLGLAIDPPRQPHQPVGEGDRLLTFNETSPSAKLRPTTMSVEWSSAGQDGNYIVLSDSGDLVLEDIVSEETTKFVTADKLPKDLHEYWISSDAKRVLIASNYTKQYRYSYFADYFILDVESGESEPLVKDQVGDIQYAQFAPSGEAVAFVRGNNLFIRGADGDVEQITSDGGPDMFHGVPDWVYEEEIYGGRSALWWSPDAKFLAFLSFNETGVGTFTIPYYMDNQKLAPTYPRELDLRYPKVGSKNPTVELNILDLSSGEYKPVPVDAFEPEELIIGEVAWVTKDHSSLIYRAFNRVQDHDAHVVVNPETLKSKVVRERDGSDGWLEHTLSISFVGPLSSKKKDAYYVDVSDEDGWNHIYLYPVNGGKAIQLTSGKWEVSTILNIDTAKKLVYFQASKRHSTERHVYKVSWETKKITPLVDDKTPGYWSASFSSSGGYYILHYQGPDVPYQELYTTNSTSKPVRTLVDNKAFYKNINQYSMPNITYFELKHPDGYSLNVMQQLPVNFDPAKKYPVLFTPYGGPNSQRVAKSFQSLGWKSYISSDPELQYIVYTVDNRGTAMQGRKYRSLVTSQLGKLEPLDQIWAAEELIKRYSFINADKIGMWGWSYGGYLTAKTVEADSGVFSFGLITAPVSDWRFYDSMYTERYMKTLDENKDGYLETAVHKVDGFKNIAGSFSILHGTGDDNVHYQHAAAMIDLLVGAGVSPEKMKMFAFTDSDHSIVYNGASPWIYKYLTARLYDEVKRQPKAKALTHQWNKRRVEIVA, from the coding sequence ATGGTCGCGAAATTACTCGCCGCTCTTTTGGCGCTCGCCCCGTTGGGGTTAGCGAttgatcctcctcgacagccGCATCAACCTGTTGGCGAGGGTGATCGCCTACTTACTTTCAATGAGACGAGTCCAAGCGCTAAATTGAGGCCTACTACCATGAGTGTAGAGTGGTCCTCCGcaggtcaagatggaaatTATATTGTTCTCAGCGACTCTGGCGATCTCGTTCTCGAAGACATCGTCAGCGAAGAGACAACAAAATTCGTCACAGCTGATAAACTTCCCAAGGATCTGCACGAGTACTGGATCAGCAGCGACGCCAAGCGCGTTCTCATCGCGTCAAACTACACCAAGCAGTACCGCTACTCGTACTTCGCAGATTATTTCATCCTCGACGTTGAGTCTGGCGAGAGTGAACCGCTCGTGAAAGACCAGGTTGGCGATATCCAGTACGCGCAGTTTGCGCCGAGTGGAGAAGCCGTTGCGTTTGTGCGGGGTAACAATCTCTTCATTCGTGGTGCAGACGGTGATGTTGAGCAGATTACGAGTGATGGGGGGCCGGATATGTTTCACGGTGTACCGGATTGGGTGTATGAGGAGGAAATTTACGGTGGTCGCTCGGCACTTTGGTGGTCGCCTGATGCCAAGTTTCTTGCGTTTCTGAGCTTCAACGAAACTGGTGTTGGGACTTTTACTATTCCTTACTACATGGATAACCAGAAGCTTGCGCCGACATATCCTCGCGAACTGGACCTTCGGTATCCCAAGGTTGGATCCAAGAATCCTACTGTCGAGCTCAACATTCTCGATCTTTCGAGCGGCGAGTACAAGCCTGTTCCTGTTGATGCGTTTGAGCCTgaggagctcatcatcggcgaAGTCGCTTGGGTCACCAAAGATCACAGCTCTCTCATCTACCGCGCTTTCAACCGCGTTCAAGACCATGATGCTCACGTTGTCGTCAACCCCGAGACACTCAAGTCAAAGGTCGTTCGCGAGCGAGACGGAAGCGATGGATGGCTTGAGCACACTCTCTCCATATCCTTCGTTGGACCTTTGAgttccaagaagaaggatgcttACTACGTTGATGTTTCCGACGAAGATGGTTGGAACCATATCTACTTGTACCCCGTCAACGGTGGCAAAGCTATTCAGCTTACCTCTGGAAAGTGGGAGGTCTCGACgattctcaacatcgacacgGCTAAGAAGCTTGTTTActtccaagcttcaaaaCGACACTCTACTGAGCGACATGTCTACAAGGTCTCGTGGGAGACTAAGAAGATTACTCCTCTCGTTGATGACAAGACTCCCGGTTACTGGTCTGCGTCGTTCTCTTCCAGTGGTGGATATTACATTCTTCACTACCAGGGCCCCGACGTTCCGTATCAGGAACTGTACACCACTAACTCTACCAGCAAGCCCGTCCGCACTCTGGTGGACAACAAAGCTTTCTACAAGAACATCAATCAGTACAGCATGCCCAACATCACATACTTCGAACTCAAGCACCCTGATGGCTACTCCCTAAACGTCATGCAGCAACTCCCCGTCAACTTCGACCCCGCCAAGAAGTACCCCGTTCTCTTCACTCCCTACGGCGGCCCCAACTCCCAGCGCGTCGCAAAGTCTTTCCAATCTCTAGGATGGAAGTCCTACATCTCGTCTGATCCTGAACTCCAGTACATCGTCTACACCGTGGATAACCGCGGAACAGCCATGCAAGGCCGCAAGTACCGATCGCTCGTTACTTCTCAGCTCGGAAAGCTTGAACCCCTCGATCAGATCTGGGCTGCGGAGGAACTCATCAAGAGatatagcttcatcaacgcTGATAAGATTGGAATGTGGGGATGGTCGTATGGTGGATATCTCACAGCAAAGACCGTGGAAGCAGACTCTGGCGTGTTTAGCTTCGGTCTTATCACCGCTCCAGTGTCAGACTGGCGCTTCTACGATTCCATGTACACCGAACGTTACATGAAGACACtcgatgagaacaaggatggATATCTCGAGACAGCCGTGCACAAagtcgatggcttcaagaacatcgCCGGCAGTTTCAGTATCCTTCACGGAACTGGCGACGACAACGTTCATTATCAGCACGCCGCTGCTATGatcgatcttctcgttggAGCTGGTGTTTCGcctgagaagatgaagatgtttgCGTTCACGGATAGTGATCATAGTATTGTGTACAATGGTGCTTCGCCTTGGATTTACAAGTATCTTACTGCGAGGTTGTATGATGAGGTTAAGAGACagcccaaggccaaggcgtTGACACATCAATGGAATAAGAGACGGGTGGAGATTGTGGCATAA